The genome window TGTTTCAATTGGTACAATGCTGACATGGTTCATATTGACGTGTACAATAGTATATGCTGACTAAGGAAAGCGTTATTGTATAATCTCTTGTAATGCGAACACAGTGTTCTGATGGGCATTAATCATGTGTGTCCATATTACCAGGGCTTtacaaaacaggaaaatgatgatccaaaggaaaaaaaaaaaacacaatttaagtTTTGGTTGCAGGCGCAGCCAAACTAAGCATTTGGTCCGTAAAATACGCTAAATAAGAATAGGATAAATCGAAATTGTAGGCCACACAAGTCTGTTTTCTCAATGTAACGATGCAATTGATCAAGCGAGAGGCGATTTCCAGCGTAGTGCCTCCATCAGTCAAGCGATGGCTGCTGGTGCAGCTTCACTGGGACCAAGGCTTTCCAGCCATCGCCATCATGTGCCCCATTGAGCCAAGGAATCACTTAAAGTGGGCAGTATTCAATTTCTAGtggtaaaaaaaggaaatcttaCTGTAACAATAGCTAGACTAACAGTAATAGCACGCTGGTGGATTTCGAATCAAACATTGGATGGTAAAAATGGATGAGCATGAAGGGGATATCTTTCTCAAAAAAAGGGGTGGCAAAAAATGTGTGGGAAAACACTAAAGGTGTGAGAAAGGCGATGACAAAGAGTTTTAGGTTATTTTGCTAGCGGCTGTCTGTTCCACGCATACCACCAAACCTGTATACTGAAGTACTGTGGGTGTTGTAATACTGTCAGCTTTCTCATATCAAAATAATCCTTCTCTGAGAGTGATACTGTGTTTGGTGTGCCAATGAAGTGTTCTAATTTCATGAACACAAACCACATGTTCTCCAACTTTCTAGAGAGTTTATCACTGACATTTTAACATGGAATTATAATTTCTTGCAACACTTTTGACATACATTATACTCCAATGTAGTCTTTAATGcaaggattatttatttattaggtgtttttttgttaGGTGTAGTTGAATTCTTTGACCTGGCATCAGTAgcaatcaattttaaaaatatattgcaaCACTGATGCAATGTTTTAGACATGCATGACACGATGCCTGTTGTTTTTCCATCAATGTATTCTATTACATTTGTGTTCAACCTCATACTAAAAATACTGTGTTGTAGGTTCAAAGCAATTTTGAGTTTTGTCTGTCCTAATTTTCCAAATAAGGGAGGGCCTCTCTGGAGGATCGAGTGGTGCTGTCCTTGTCTTTGAGCCACACCCTCCACTCCCTTCTTTTCCTGCCCTGGCTCCTGTGTAGTTTTACCTGCTCAAGTGTCACCTAATCCCTCCCCCCGGCCCTGCCGTACCACCGACCCCCACCCCCAGACAATGGGGCAGAGCTGACATTACCATGACCTAATGAGGAGTAGGGTGAGGCCACTTTCCAAGAAGGGCACCCCACTGAAACCAGAGTTAACTCTTGTGAGAGCGAAAATAAACCTAGCGTAGACACCTTTTTAGTAAAATAGTTActttatcctttttttccccttcccacCCCTTTAGCCTTTGTGCCAGAACAGTGGCAAAATGTACAGTCCGAATTTGATCCACACAGGGTTGCAATTTGTTTTAAAAGCAAGATGAGAGGGGAAGGTTTCCTATTTCTAAGCTGCCATGTGATTATGTGGCACATTTGGCCAACGTCCCCACGAGAGCTTAAAGCTTATATGGGTGTACTCACAGGAGCTGCAATCACACGTTCTGGTTTATTGTTGTTTCAAAGGCAGTCTGTCTGTTTTCGTCTTGCAGAGGTTTGattgctgtttttgtttgttggatTGTACAAAAGGAAATTTTATGGAGGGGTGTGCCATAAGCCAGTGTGAAGCCAGCATTACCCCTAAATAAGAATGGATGAATACCTAGCATATTGGCAAAACTTATAGAGAGAAACTTTGTAgtatccttgttattttgtttcatcAGTGTTGCCGCTTCTAGAAAACTCCCaactcaactttttttgtttttcctcttcacaGCTTTAGGTGGTGTTCGTGTAGGAAGAGAGCAAGATAGAAGGAAAGACGGAAGGAGGAAATGGAACTGCCAAATCATGCCAAACAACTGCTGCTGCAACTCAACCAACAGAGAGCCAAGGGCTTTTTGTGTGATGTCATCATCGTGGTGGAGAATGCACTTTTCCGTGCCCATAAGAACATCCTGGCGGCCAGCAGCATCTACTTTAAATCTTTGGTCCTCCATGATAACCTCATTAACCTTGACACAGAGATGGTCAACCCATCTGTGTTCAGGCAAGTGCTGGACTTCATCTACACTGGTAAGCTGCTCTCGTCTTCGGACCACAGCAGTGAGCAGAATTTCAGTGCCCTCTTAACCGCAGCCAGCTACCTCCAGCTCCATGACCTCGCTGCCTTGTGCAGAAAGAAGCTGAAGCGCAATGGTGGGAAACCCCTGCCAGGTAAACCCTCCACTCCAGGCCCCCTCAGCCGCTTACGCCTCAATAACCAGCGCCTTTCCTCTTCCACGCCCGCCGGGCCCAACAACCACTATCATCCCACCCCTTCAGACGCCGACCAGCCACAGCCAGATGAAGGCCTTCGGGACAAGCTCTCTGATGACGAAATGTACATCGGCAGCTCTGGGAGGAATGTCAACGGGGGAAACGGCAGCAGTAATGGTCACCTCAGCAGCGGAGGAAGTGCGGGGGAGCCTGATCTCGGGCTAGACCTGACCAAAAAGAGCCCCCCGTCGGCAGGCACGGTCACAGATGCTGTGAGCCCCCACAGCAACTCTCAAGAATCTCCTCAATCTGCCTCAGTATCCACAACCAACAGTGCCTCGCTGGATGACTCCTCGACCACCCTTGCCGGTGCGGACGTCTGCAGCTCAGACCCCGCTGACTTGAACTGCCCCTCTAAAGCCGAAGATGGTCTGCATGATGGACCCCCACCCCAAAAGAAGTATCGCCAGGGTGGGCGCAAGAACGAATGGCCCAAGAAGGAGGCATCGGGATTGAAGACCGAAGATCACGACAGGCCCCTGGTTAACGGGGTGATAGTGGGGCCGAAAGATAGCCGAGCCGGCGGGGGCAGCGTTGGAGGCTTGCACTCCGATCAGACCCACCCGTGTAAAGACGAGGAAGAAGGAGGAGAGAACGGCCAGGACCAGAGCGAAGAGAGCGGTCAGAGCGACGGAGAGAGTGCAGTGGGTGGAAGGAGAACTGGCAAGGGGAAACAGAGCGCCAACTATGTGTACCGTCAGGAAGGTTTCGAACCAGCGTTCGGGGACAACCTCTATGTCTGTATTCCTTGCGGAAAAGGCTTCCCGAGCTCGGAGCAACTCAATGCCCACGTGGAGACACACACCGAAGATGAGCTGTACATCAAAGAGGAAGTGGGGACGTATGTGAaagaggaagacgaggaggaggcCGAGGACCTTTCCACCCCTGTGGGCCCCTCCAACTTTGGATCCGAAGCGCGCCCCTTCAAATGCACCGTTTGCAATAAGAGCTACAAGGACCCGGCGACGTTGCGGCAGCACGAGAAGAGTCACTGGCTTACCCGGCCCTTCCCTTGCAACATCTGCGGCAAAATGTTCACACAGAGGGGCACCATGACACGCCACATGCGCAGCCACCTCGGCCTCAAGCCCTTCGCCTGCGAAGAGTGCGGCATGCGCTTCACCCGCCAGTATCGCCTGACGGAGCACATGCGCGTCCATTCCGGGGAGAAACCGTACGAATGCCAGCTCTGCGGCGGGAAGTTCACCCAGCAGCGCAACCTCATCAGTCACCTGAGAATGCACACCTCGCCCTCTTAGAAACGCATCAAGCCAAAGAACTCTGGGAATAGTCAAAACGAACACTCGCTCTACAAAGAAACGCACATGTACACATTCTACACAGTTCTATTACGTTCGGTTTACGACGCCCTGGCTCAGTGAGCATTTTTGCCACACTTTGGGCGATGGTGGTGATATTGTCAGGATCGTGTCGCCATTAGTTTTAAGTGGCATATGCTCACCTCTCAGGAGTTCTAGAGGGagagtttactttttttttcccccaacgcTCTCTCTATCTGTCCTTTTCTCTCAGACTAAAGTCACAGTCGTGGCTTCGTAGCTTTGCGACTTGTGGTCTTTCTAGACCGATAAATGTGAATGTGGGTACCAATGTAATGTCCAGCCCTCGTCACCTCACGCCCCCAACCCGAATAAGGCTTTCCTCTTaactttttcaaactttttgcTGGTTGGCCACTGAACAATAACTCAAGAGTCCCTTCTGCTCTCCAGCGCCATTCTGACCAAAAAGATTCAAAGAGCCCATTGATACCATTACTGGCAATAATTTAGCAAAAAGTGTTTTTACTCTTAACAGCTTTACTATAGCCTTTTTATCTTGAGAGGCGGGGCATCTGGATGTTAGACGAGGGGGGTGACTGACTGGGTTTGGGACTGTGTCCGTGCTTTAACTGAGAAAGGTTCCAGGGGGTGATCACGTCGGGGTAAAGTTTTAGTTTAAAAGAGGACAAATGTGCTATGAAGTTCTCTTCTTGGCCATTGACAGTAAGGAGTCTCTCGTTTCCACACTGGCCGGTTAGTGTACCAGGCAACCAAACCCAGTTGGGAAAGAGGACCCCACGCCCCCTTGAGGTACTTGTTTTACTCAAAGAACTTATAATGTTTCAGTGAATGTTTAAACTGGAAGATCTTGGGGTTTTCTTGAGGCGGGAAGGGTTTGGGGTTGGAAGGGGGCTGTTTTTCAAGGGGTTACTAAAGGGTGTTTTAGACTGAATCCAGATTCAGTGGGTACGTTTTATTTTGTCTGTATAGCTTTCATCCCCTTGAGAAAAAAAGTCTATTTATATGGACTTGTGACCTCGCTACCTCTGATTACTCTTACGAGCGCTATATGTTGATTAGTTCAAAGTTCCTATGTAATTAATTGTAAAAAGTGTGTAGATTATCTTCACCTAATGCTTTAACCTGCCCATCTCTCAACACAGGTTTTTAACTCTTATAGATTTCGCGTTTTATAGTCTCTTTAGCCGGTGCATTTATTCCAAGTATGATATAGCTTTCCTGGTGCTTTCCCCTCACGGTGCGCCGCCTCAAAATGTACTGTAGCGTCTTTCCGAAAGGCACGTAATGGTTAGTTGGTCTGGATGTAATGTGTTCCAAAGAGCTTGCGAATGTGGACGACAGAGATAACTAATAAACAATGCTAGACAAGTTCAAaccaaagctttaaaaaaagatgtactTAAGATATATAACATACTAAATTATTtcacatttaatttttcttttcttcccccCCTGTATGATACAAAGTTATGAATTATATTGTAAGTCCATATAAATAACACTCTTTTGATGGAGTTTTTGCCCAATGACTATTGAGACTGTGGAAAGTTGTAGTGGTTTGCAAAGGAAAGCTTGTGCTGATTGGTGGGCCGGTGAATTTAAccacctttttttgttgttcatGATGTTCTTTTTATGTCCAGAGTCCTTATCACTTTATATTCCCAAACTTTACAAACAGGGCTCGACGTGTTCTGTTCAGACCAAACAAaacgaaaaaagaaaaaaaaactaggatTTTATAATCAGAAATTTTAATGTGAAGTTCGAGTTGCTTGTTAGTTTCTTTTGAGCCAGACTTGTGAAAACTTGTAACAAGAAGGGAGAAGCAGCAATGCACTGGACAGCTACTCATCTGACTCCTGCAAAGATCATTTTTCGTCGTCGTCTCTTAACTTTTTTTGACCGTGTCGTAGTGCTTTTAAGTTATTTTAATCTCCCGATGCTTTACCTCACAAGCCAATATATGCTTGATATTGGGCCGTTGTCATGGCCACTGTTCATTGTCACTAAATAGCCTGTCCAGTGCATCCATTCTTAATACTTTGTGGACCTTCACTAGAAGTATATTTGGTATTggcattcctttttttgtttttgttttgtttaactgTCTTGATTGTTTAGGGAGGGGTTGATTTCTTTGTGTTCTCTTGATCTGTGAATTTATCGCATAGGGATGTTGCCACAGTTAGAAACTTCGCCACTACACcctggattttcacattactTACGACTCGGTCATGTTGGCTGTGGAGCGGTTGGTTGTCTGTTGGCGAGTAATTGCATGTTTGGTACACGTAACTCCCCCCCCCTCTTGTTCTTGTAAACCACAAACATGCATCCATCCTCTGGTGTAAGATGGAGTCCACGATACGTTGCCTTCATGGGGAGTGCAGCTCAATATCTGTCATGCAAAGGATGCTTTTTTTTGTACGAGATATCCAGCCATTGTTGCAAAAAAAGACTTTGTAGCTGCATTCGAATGTTTGCTCTTGTGACATTGAGAAGAAAAACTCCAAACTGTGAccatactactactaatactattactactagaAGTACTACTAGAACTACTACTATACAAATACTTCAGGGATGGTTCTGCATCTGGGAATGCAGGCTCTCAGCTACATTTGtaagacatagtattgtatcAATTTCTCTGTATTTTAATTATGGGGAGACAAAGCAAAACACTAGTTTcatacgtaaaaaaaaaaattaagggtgAGGGCGGGGGCCTACTTCAGCTAACACAAAGAGCCTTGACAAAAGGTAAGGCAGCTCAAACAAGTCTACATTTTAGTTGAATACACACGATGTTCATAAATAGTTGCAACGTtgtacaaagagaaaaaaaaagctcatacCCAAAATccacaaactattttttaaaccaaagcACATTTGAATGACTATGGAACCATGTGtggctcaagaaaaaaaaaagaaacatatgTATTTATCTCATTGTTTACAAACGTATATACAGTTTTTACAGACCTCAAGTAGAGGCCTGGCCAGTcagagttggatttttttttccttcctgctACTGCTTTTTCCACAGTTTACTGCCAAAAGAATAGCGTGTGGTGGACTGTTGCATATTCAATTAGCGGGCAGGAGGGGGTATTTGATTCTCGGAGCGCTAACCCCACCCTCTGCCAGCTGGCTTTTGCGGTGACCCGTCACCCCCAACCCCCCTTCCCCCTCGTGCCCTCTGGCCTGTCTGGGGGGTGGGCAGTGCATCCTTGATGTGTTCATCAAAAGGCATTGTTAGCAGGTCGCCTTACCCGCGTCTCGTGCGTATCCGTGTTTGCCCGTACGCACTTGACGACGGCTTCCTGATGCTTTTCCAATTGTGGGAGGGGCCAGGTGGGGTTGCGCAGGTAATAAGAAAAAAGTATCATATCAAGGCCATTGGTAGCTTTTGGTTTTGTCCACTTCCTTGACATGAAAATGATGTAGTGTGAAATGTGAATTtcaagtttgtcttttttttcttgcctcgGCTGCTCGTTGAAAAGCTGCTCCTTTTCTTTGAGACACAGCAGTGCACAAAACTCTGGCTGGCCGAGCTTCCATACAAAGTTGGTGCAAACACTtattgacagtgttttttttcttttatcaaaTGTCTATTGTCAGtgatgaatgtatttatttgtgatCGTGCCCTCACCTCTGCAAAGAATTTGCTCAAAGTGTGAGACTGGGGTGAAGGCAGGATcccctatttttattttatttttattttgagagtTTCAAGCTGAGAATCAAATGCGAGACAAAGCCACCATTCTGTGATGTTGTCtaggatatattttttttaatagtcacTATCCAATTTCTCAGTTACACCTGAATGTCTagtgtttttaaatgtaattctctGCGGGTGTTTTTCCtcccatttaatattttttattttatccatttttttttcttatcacaGAAAGCCTCTTGATGTGACTTGTGAATGGAGGCCACAGACTTTTTCTTTAACGGGCTCTTCCTGGGTGTTGCCATCTGCCATTTAATGAAAGCAGCAAACATACAAGCCAGAACGTttgcattttctcattttaaaccACTCGTCATGTCTGCGTCTTTTGTTTGTTACTTTAGAAATTTTATTTGGGGACATGTAGGGTGAGATAGCTTTATTAAGTGCactttgtatggtttttaaatGCTCCGGCTGAGCCCGGGATGCTCTCATATCGGTTAACCGGTCCCATTCTTCCCAGTAGTACCTCATCATCTGTCATTCGTGATTGGTGGATAGATCACCTCTTTATGCAGTGTTGCAAAAGCTTTAAAAGGTGTATATACAAAGTAACTAACTTCTCCACGACATAGTATTTACTTGATTTCTTGTCGCTTCAAAAACTGGTactactattttttatttttttgtcaatgggagccaatgttAAAAGTGGTCAATAAACCTCGTCTTTAGCTTTACCGTCCCTTGCTTTACTACAGTACAATACATTTCAAACCacagtttttattatatttttatcccAACATAATTTCCGCTAGCTCTCAGGCAGCATCGGTTGTTACAGTTCCGTTTTTAATGTACTAAATCGCAACACCAAAATACCTCTTTCATTGTTTACAGAAATGCACTGTCGTGTTCTGTTACACCTTATTTTTCCGTCCATCCAAAGCCAAAATGGTGAGTCATAgctccaggtttttttttttggtttagttttgtttttttatgaagttTTTATCAGTTTGTTGCCGGAAAGACACAATAAACCGCTGTCGGTAAATTTACCTGTGAAGTAGCTCCAGAAATTTAGTCTCCAATTTGTTTACTTTGGCAAGAAGTGCTCAATAATGTATCAGGAACCGCGCACTGAGAAGCTCTGGTTCGTACGCATGGGCTCTTTCTTGATAAATAATTGAGCATTGAAAGCTCTGTTGCTTGCAAAACGCGTTTTCGTTTGTACGTGAATGTGCGCACAACTGGTCTTTCTTCTTGAGCAAACAAAGACGTCTAGACTTCCAAATGATGGCTCAAATGCACATCAGTATTTAAGGTGAGCTCCTCGTGACCTTTGCATGGCTTGTTGGCAGCACCCAGGCTGggctggctttttttctatcgcTTCATGTCCAGTCACTCGTCAGAGAGCTCTCGTATTCAGGTCAGAGCCGCCGCTGTGCATTGCCAAGGGgctcagaaaaaaaacttaagtgtCATAAAAAGTGTACTACAGCTGACCTCAGCATTCATAACCTTGCAGTCTTAATGTACAGCATTGAGGAAAATAAACTGTTATTTTACGATCTTTTCATTAAAAGCTTGATTGAAAACCGAACCTGTTGCTTGTGGCTTTGTTTTCAGGAGTCGTTCAAACAAAAGTCAGGAAAAGCCTACTAGAACAATTGAAATCTATTAGATTTTATGGAGAGGCATTAAATGATTATTACGAACCCTTTCAGATGGATTTGATATCTCCCGTGGTCAATAGCAGCCATTAATATTGCATAAAGCCAAGCATTGAAGTTTATGGACTTTTTTATATCCACTTACGAGTTGCCCAATCAATCCTTTCATCATTTGGTGTTTTGTATGGATGGAGGTCATGTGACTGCAACATCATGACCTTGTCTCTTGTATGCGCGCCTCTTATTTGAGGTTATCTTTTCCGTGTGATCTAGTATTTATGATGAATCAAAGGTGACCAGGTTACAgtgttttgaaaatgtcaacataGCTGAAAAAATTGTGTCTTCCCTTTATGCCATATACTTTTGATTCTTTCAAGTTTACACTATTTAACCCTGCctgttttttaaacacattttatgattCAATATTAATTAACTGAAGCAGTTTTTGGGACAATCTTTCATTGAGAAACAATATTATAAATGGCAGTACTACACTACACAAGTTGAAAGTATAGTattcatatattattattaatttagtgTATGATCTAAATTAGTGACAACAGGCAACTATGACAAAATTATTGCAGCTGCTTTGAATTTTTGCAATGTACACTATTATTCCTTTGTGCCTATTCACTAATCAAAGTTgagaaaagtacattttctaATTAGTTTTTGTATATATAATTCAAATGCCATTCAGTCATTGGAAAACTGTTTGCACTCACTAAAGAAATGTATGAAAATCTAAATTTTAGAAGTGCAATTTTTAGTTTTGGCTCCTTTTAAGTCTTTGAACATGGCCAGAAGTCCTTGTAGCCATTGCAAAACTAATGCAAGCACAGACAAGGTCTCCAACTCTTGAATGACCTGTTCAATTATCTCCTCCAAACTTCTTGATTTAGTGCAGAGCCACATGATGCAACGACTGCCTTTCCAGGCCTGCTTCACCCCACCCAGAATCCTTCTTTTGATGACTCGCTCTGGAATGCCCGAGCATCTTTGACAGTAAACACGCCGATAAAAACACTAGCCCACGCCCTTCTCAGGTATGTAAATGAATGCTTTATCTACTCGACAGAACCCAACAttggctatatatatatttttaaatcaaattagcACCCTTTATCTGTGAACTGACTTTTTGAGGgtgcattcaaaaaaataaatgaatggtaTCGAATTTTGGGCTcgtgtattttttatatttcaatcTAAGCCAATTTAgtattaaaatgggaaaaaatgttatGTCACCAATTGcacaaagtgagttttttctctccaaatttTGCAAATTGCCTGCAATTGACAACAATTGACGTCCAATTATTTTAAACTTCAAGGATTGGCTATGAATGCTCATTTTTCGCTAAGAGtaactggcagtgaatgattgtTGTGATCCCACCAGGtaaaaatgcattggacatctagtagtgtcaatggcaaccagtgcattgaaatgaatcaaactttgaatatttttaaaaaagtcatttgccAGTTAACATTTCCAAGGTTTCGTcacatgaaattaaaaataacatcactCACTTCCAATTGTTTGAAGCCAAAActcaatttttattattattattttttgcagcGTAGTCAATGAATCATCTTATGACAACGATAATTTATTTGGACATGCTCAGCTATTGATTGAACTCTATTTTTATGATTGTGGTTAGTATTTCATTGATTTGAGCGTTTTGGAGTAGCCTCATCAAATCAAGCTGCACCAGGGGATGGATGgcacagttattttgtgatcTTTTTGCCTATTGAGGGGTCATATGTTAAAGGACCCCGAATGGGGGTTGCCAAGACACAATGGCCGCGTGTCAATTGCCCTGCCCCCACCCCCGAGTGTCAACGCTAGACTGATGTAACATTAGCTTAAAACAGATGCTTTTTTGGCATAGGTACACCAGGGTCTTCACTGCTTGGAGAGAAATGGAAAGGTTCAAAGAACCCCACACCCCCTCTCGCCTCTCTTATCCCAGTGGGCCTCATGAGCATGAGTGGAATTCACCAGGCTCTGCCCAGGTGGGTCCAGACTTGCCTCTGCTCGTCGCCGATGGCTCGCTATCATCTGAGGAATGTGGATGAGGGATGCCTGGCCTGCCCGTGACAGGCCAGAGAGGTGGACAACGTCTGCTTGGAATtggtacgcacacacacacacacagacacacacacacacagacacacacacacacacacgactaTTTAGAGGGGGCCCACACCCATCTTTATCTCCATTGCCAGATGACCTCCTCCTTTGTACTGATAGGCCTTGTCTTGCTTACTGGCTTTGTCTTACGCTTCCACTCGTTCACTTTCTTTCATCTTGGTGAGGACTTTAGAAGAATAGTGTCTTGGAGGGTAAATATGACTGTTTGTGTAtacgtggggggggggggagaaaagaCCCAGAAGCTTACATACACAGTGGAAAaaccacatttcattttttactctCGCTGTCTGAAGGCCAGACTTTTTGTcagtacaaagaaaaaaagcaaataaagtGCCCCCATGagtcaaataaaaacacatttgattGTCAACATGTTAATATATTTTCCGCTAAGGTCACTGTCACTTTGAAATGTgcatttatctttaaaaaaattgctatTATTGTCACTtaacagaaaaaacaaaacctttTCCACTACAattgattgattaaaaaagtcaaaatttcaATAGTCAATAAATATTCAGAATCAACGATCAGTCTAATATATACTTACAAtattttgaatgcttttatatAGAAATTAATGATGTAAAAGACcattcatttgcattttccAACATTACTGATGAGTCCCAGAAAGATGCGCTATAAACGATATCCAAATGTCGTCCCTCTAAGGCTCCCGCATACTTCTACATTTAAATCACGTGTTCACATCTAATAATTTGATACACAAGAATACAATAAACTGAATCAATAGCAGCCTGTGATGTATGTCTTAATTCGCTTGTCATTTGCATGTTTCACATCCAACTCAGATGAAAATGCCTCGTTTTAATGTATGTCAatctctgtcaatggcattCAACCATTAGCAAGCTCTTCGAACCTgcccaattcaaatgaattggacatatacccgcatcaatggcagccaatgagattcATCTACATTCTTTGTTATCTTCTTTGGATGAGTGCAAAACACCGTCCCACTGGACCGACACGTGTCCCATCACTAAAAGTCCTGCGCTACAggcaatgtatatatatatatctccatTCGTGTAGCGTTGCATTGATTTTCCTTTGGCCGTGCACACCTGTGGATGACAACACGTTTGCTTCACCCCCTGCTCCCGACAGCCTCATTATTTTAACACACAGATGCTTCCCCCAAACGCGCTGGGCTCAGGTTGGTGGCGTAGGTACAAGGATTCTCGCTCTCCTTCATCAATAAGCCATCAGTTATTGATGAACAGCGGATGAGTAACCTCAGAGCATCAATAGCTGATCTAATATTCGGGAGTGGGGGGGCTTTAAGGCCTGCTTGTCAGGTAATGGCATGAAGACAAGGCCAAAGCAGGGCAAGGCTGAGTGAAGTGTTTCAGATATTCTCTGTTCTACTGCACCATTGTGCTCTCGTGAGGATTCAGTCGAAACTGTTGCAATGCAACAAGCAGTGCTTGTACGGTACACTCTAGTCGTCTGAATGGCAAACACTGAGGTTTAAAGCAATGCTTCTTCCCTCAGTGACGCCTGGGAGTGAATAGTATGAGCGTTACGGTAAAAAAAAGACCTCCAAAAGCTAAAAACGGCGCAAAGTTATCATTGTTGGTTCACAAGAATGCGGCCATTTTTAATTTGCAACTTGCTCACACTTGATCAAacggctttatttatttatagtctCATTTGTTAAATGTTAGATTTGCCAAATTCCATTCCAAATTTCATTCCCAGGTCGAAATGAGCGTGTGTGGTTGTAGTGGTAGATTTGTGATTTGATTGTAAATCACGTGTATAAGACGAACTGATACACAAAAGGCAATGCAATGTACTATGCGCCATTCTGCAACTTTTTGCACACTTCACCTTTTCCACCAGTCCAAAAATAATGCATTGATTTTATTTAACAATGCTTTACATTGCATTCTTCTTTCTCTCCGCACTCAATGGTGCTGAACAGCTACCCTGGGGCAGTCTTACAGAAGTGAGGCAGCCCATTTGTACCGCTAGCCCTCCTGACCACAATCAACCATGCATTTTCACACTACTTTCACACAGCGAATCAGGGTGAAGTATCTTGGCCAAGGATATAAGGACAACGGCCCACAGTGCGAGTTGGATTCGAACCTGATCTTTCATTCAATGGACGACCTATCGGCTTTActtttagggcacatgtgtcaaagtggcggcccgggggccaaatctggcccgc of Stigmatopora argus isolate UIUO_Sarg chromosome 5, RoL_Sarg_1.0, whole genome shotgun sequence contains these proteins:
- the hic2 gene encoding hypermethylated in cancer 2 protein yields the protein MELPNHAKQLLLQLNQQRAKGFLCDVIIVVENALFRAHKNILAASSIYFKSLVLHDNLINLDTEMVNPSVFRQVLDFIYTGKLLSSSDHSSEQNFSALLTAASYLQLHDLAALCRKKLKRNGGKPLPGKPSTPGPLSRLRLNNQRLSSSTPAGPNNHYHPTPSDADQPQPDEGLRDKLSDDEMYIGSSGRNVNGGNGSSNGHLSSGGSAGEPDLGLDLTKKSPPSAGTVTDAVSPHSNSQESPQSASVSTTNSASLDDSSTTLAGADVCSSDPADLNCPSKAEDGLHDGPPPQKKYRQGGRKNEWPKKEASGLKTEDHDRPLVNGVIVGPKDSRAGGGSVGGLHSDQTHPCKDEEEGGENGQDQSEESGQSDGESAVGGRRTGKGKQSANYVYRQEGFEPAFGDNLYVCIPCGKGFPSSEQLNAHVETHTEDELYIKEEVGTYVKEEDEEEAEDLSTPVGPSNFGSEARPFKCTVCNKSYKDPATLRQHEKSHWLTRPFPCNICGKMFTQRGTMTRHMRSHLGLKPFACEECGMRFTRQYRLTEHMRVHSGEKPYECQLCGGKFTQQRNLISHLRMHTSPS